Proteins encoded within one genomic window of Amycolatopsis nigrescens CSC17Ta-90:
- the sufC gene encoding Fe-S cluster assembly ATPase SufC — MSTLEIKDLHASVTTDEGAKEILKGVNLTIRSGETHAIMGPNGSGKSTLSYAIAGHPKYEVTSGEVLLDGENVLEMSVDERARAGLFLAMQYPVEVPGVSMSNFLRTAATAVRGEAPKLRTWVKEVKEEMGNLDISPEFAERSVNEGFSGGEKKRHEILQLALLKPKIAILDETDSGLDVDALRVVSEGVNAYKANNDAGVMLITHYTRILKHIQPDFVHVFAGGKIVESGGVELADELEANGYVKYAGKTEAAV; from the coding sequence ATGTCAACCCTGGAAATCAAGGACCTGCACGCCTCGGTCACCACGGACGAGGGCGCCAAGGAGATCCTCAAGGGCGTCAACCTGACCATCCGTTCCGGCGAGACGCACGCCATCATGGGCCCGAACGGCTCCGGCAAGTCCACCCTGTCCTACGCCATCGCCGGGCACCCGAAGTACGAGGTCACCTCCGGCGAGGTGCTGCTGGACGGCGAGAACGTGCTCGAAATGAGCGTGGACGAGCGCGCCCGCGCGGGCCTCTTCCTCGCCATGCAGTACCCGGTCGAGGTGCCCGGCGTTTCGATGTCGAACTTCCTGCGCACCGCGGCGACCGCGGTCCGCGGTGAGGCACCGAAGCTGCGCACCTGGGTCAAGGAGGTCAAGGAGGAGATGGGCAACCTGGACATCTCTCCCGAGTTCGCCGAGCGCAGCGTCAACGAGGGCTTCTCCGGCGGTGAGAAGAAGCGCCACGAGATCCTGCAGCTGGCGCTGCTCAAGCCGAAGATCGCCATCCTGGACGAGACCGACTCCGGCCTGGACGTGGACGCGCTGCGCGTGGTGTCCGAGGGCGTCAACGCGTACAAGGCGAACAACGACGCCGGGGTCATGCTGATCACGCACTACACCCGGATCCTCAAGCACATCCAGCCGGACTTCGTGCACGTGTTCGCCGGCGGGAAGATCGTCGAGTCCGGCGGTGTTGAACTTGCCGACGAGCTGGAAGCCAACGGCTACGTGAAGTACGCCGGGAAGACCGAAGCCGCCGTCTGA
- a CDS encoding cysteine desulfurase, producing the protein MTTTAAPLDVAALRADFPILSRTVRDGKDLVYLDSGATSERPSQVLDAERRFLETSNAAVHRGAHQLAEEATDAYEYGRARTAEFVGVTPEELVFTKNATEGVNLVAYAMSNAGTSGPEAERFVVGPGDEIVVTEMEHHANLVPWQELCRRTGATLRWFGVTDEGRLDLSDLDELVTERTKLVAFAHQSNVLGTVNPVHTIVARAGQVGALTLLDACQSVPHGPVDFSELGVDFAVFAPHKMLAPNGIGVLYGRRALLESMPPFLTGGSMIELVKMERTTFAPPPQRFEAGTPMTSQAVGLGAAVDYLSVVGMDRIAQHEHGLTEAALRGLGEISGVRVIGPTEAVDRGGAVSFVIDGVHPHDAGQVLDSLGIAVRVGHHCAWPLHRRMGVPATVRASFYLYNTLSEVDSLVAGVREAQRFFGVAQ; encoded by the coding sequence ATGACCACCACCGCTGCGCCGCTTGACGTCGCCGCCCTGCGCGCCGACTTCCCGATTCTTTCCCGTACCGTCCGGGACGGGAAAGACCTGGTGTACTTGGATTCCGGCGCCACCTCGGAACGTCCAAGCCAGGTGCTGGACGCCGAACGGCGGTTCCTGGAGACCTCGAACGCCGCCGTGCACCGCGGTGCGCACCAGTTGGCGGAGGAGGCCACCGACGCCTACGAGTACGGCCGGGCCAGGACCGCCGAGTTCGTCGGGGTCACGCCGGAGGAGCTGGTGTTCACCAAGAACGCCACCGAGGGCGTGAACCTGGTCGCTTACGCGATGAGCAACGCCGGCACGTCCGGCCCCGAAGCCGAGCGCTTCGTGGTCGGGCCCGGTGACGAGATCGTGGTCACCGAGATGGAGCACCACGCGAACCTGGTGCCCTGGCAGGAACTCTGCCGGCGCACCGGGGCCACGCTGCGCTGGTTCGGGGTGACCGACGAAGGCAGGCTGGATCTGTCCGATTTGGACGAGCTGGTCACCGAGCGGACGAAGCTGGTCGCCTTCGCCCATCAGTCCAATGTGCTCGGCACGGTCAACCCGGTGCACACCATCGTGGCCAGGGCCGGCCAGGTCGGCGCGCTTACCCTGCTGGACGCCTGCCAGTCGGTGCCGCACGGGCCGGTGGACTTCAGCGAGCTCGGCGTGGACTTCGCGGTCTTCGCCCCGCACAAGATGCTGGCCCCGAACGGGATCGGCGTGCTCTACGGTCGGCGCGCGCTGCTCGAGTCGATGCCGCCGTTCCTGACCGGCGGCTCGATGATCGAGCTGGTCAAGATGGAGCGGACCACCTTCGCCCCGCCGCCGCAGCGGTTCGAGGCCGGTACCCCGATGACCTCGCAGGCGGTCGGTCTCGGCGCGGCGGTGGACTACCTGTCGGTGGTCGGGATGGACCGGATCGCCCAGCACGAGCACGGGCTCACCGAGGCCGCGCTGCGCGGGCTCGGTGAGATCTCCGGGGTGCGGGTGATCGGGCCGACCGAGGCGGTGGACCGCGGTGGCGCGGTGTCCTTCGTGATCGACGGAGTGCACCCGCACGACGCCGGCCAGGTGCTGGACAGCCTCGGCATCGCGGTGCGGGTCGGGCACCACTGCGCCTGGCCGCTGCACCGCCGGATGGGCGTGCCGGCCACCGTGCGGGCCTCCTTCTACCTGTACAACACGCTGTCCGAAGTGGACTCGCTGGTGGCCGGGGTGCGCGAGGCTCAGCGGTTCTTCGGGGTGGCACAGTGA
- the sufU gene encoding Fe-S cluster assembly sulfur transfer protein SufU, which produces MNLESMYQEIILDHYKNPHGRGLREPFDAESFQVNPTCGDEVTLRVKLADGKVSDISYDGQGCSISQASTSVLTDLVVGHTVEEAFTTMDAFVELMQGRGQVEPDEEVLEDGIAFAGVAKYPARVKCALLGWMAFKDAVAQSVSAAGTGHGETS; this is translated from the coding sequence GTGAATCTCGAAAGCATGTACCAGGAGATCATCCTGGACCACTACAAGAACCCGCACGGCCGCGGCCTGCGGGAGCCCTTCGACGCCGAGTCCTTCCAGGTGAACCCCACCTGCGGGGACGAGGTGACGTTGCGGGTGAAGCTCGCCGACGGCAAGGTCTCGGACATCTCCTACGACGGTCAGGGCTGTTCGATCAGCCAGGCGTCCACCTCGGTCTTGACGGATCTGGTCGTCGGGCACACCGTGGAGGAGGCGTTCACCACGATGGACGCCTTCGTCGAGCTGATGCAGGGACGCGGCCAGGTGGAACCGGACGAGGAAGTGCTGGAAGACGGCATCGCGTTCGCCGGGGTGGCCAAGTACCCGGCGCGGGTCAAGTGCGCGCTGCTCGGCTGGATGGCCTTCAAGGACGCAGTGGCCCAGAGCGTGAGCGCCGCCGGCACAGGACACGGAGAGACTTCATGA
- a CDS encoding metal-sulfur cluster assembly factor → MSEQQTETLETETPETSGHRDGRTAADLPEQTVPEQADVAKVEDLEEAMRDVVDPELGINVVDLGLVYGIHVDEQNTATIDMTLTSAACPLTDVIEDQTASVLVGGAGLVKDFRINWVWMPPWGPEKITEDGREQLRALGFTV, encoded by the coding sequence ATGAGCGAGCAGCAGACCGAAACGCTGGAAACCGAGACGCCTGAGACCTCGGGGCACCGCGACGGCCGTACCGCCGCGGACCTGCCCGAGCAGACCGTGCCGGAGCAGGCGGACGTGGCCAAGGTCGAGGACCTGGAGGAGGCCATGCGCGACGTGGTCGACCCGGAGCTCGGCATCAACGTGGTCGACCTCGGGCTGGTCTACGGCATCCACGTGGACGAGCAGAACACCGCGACCATCGACATGACCCTGACCTCGGCGGCCTGTCCGCTGACCGACGTGATCGAGGACCAGACCGCGTCCGTGCTGGTCGGCGGGGCCGGGCTGGTCAAGGACTTCCGGATCAACTGGGTCTGGATGCCGCCGTGGGGCCCGGAGAAGATCACCGAGGACGGCCGCGAGCAGCTGCGCGCCCTCGGCTTCACCGTCTGA
- a CDS encoding ABC1 kinase family protein: MSSLLLALLSLPLYLLLLWPLVVASRRVLGVRIGTARALLSAAFGWMAAGLILNALPPEMHDKPGVFIGLLIPVAGCAFLATLVFLFVAEMAMPSGAGLGLIGRIRSLRRRIGRGRRYSQITRIAVKHGLGPYLAGRRDTEHGDHRHAKLARSLRRALEDGGVTFVKLGQVLSTRPDLLPPAFIEELSRLQDQVAQAPADEIEQVLADELGAPPAEVFAEFDRTPLAAASIAQVYRAKLRSGEDVVVKVQRPGVRRLVERDLDIVQRVAESLHRRAPWARSLGVLDLAAGFAAALEEELDFRVEARNVAAVAAAYADGPVALPEVHEQLSTERVLVMGRLDGVPIASAGAKVAAPDRAPLARSLLECLLRQVMLHGVFHADPHPGNVLLLTDGRLGLLDFGSVGRLDSGLRGGLQALLLALDRSDAAALRDGLLEIVDRPDDIDEQRLERALGAFVAKHFSHGQAPDVEMFTDLFKVVAEFRLSVPPPIAAVFRALATMEGTLGLLAPGFNIVLESRAFAAAQIGERMRPDSIRRTMTDELMTLLPVIRRLPRRIDRIGGALEEGRLSLNVRLFADERDRRVVTGLVHEVLLAFLGAATGLMAVLLLASGGGPKLLAELTLNHVFGYNLLMISALVGLRLLFVVFRSQRPGRE; this comes from the coding sequence ATGTCCTCACTGCTGCTGGCCCTGCTCAGCCTGCCGTTGTACCTGTTGCTGCTCTGGCCGCTCGTGGTCGCGTCGCGCCGGGTGCTCGGGGTGCGGATCGGCACCGCGCGCGCCCTGCTCAGCGCGGCCTTCGGCTGGATGGCCGCGGGGCTGATCCTGAACGCGCTGCCACCGGAGATGCACGACAAACCGGGCGTGTTCATCGGCCTGCTGATCCCGGTGGCGGGCTGCGCCTTCCTCGCCACCCTGGTGTTCCTGTTCGTGGCCGAGATGGCCATGCCCTCCGGTGCCGGGCTCGGCCTGATCGGCAGGATCCGCTCGCTGCGGCGCCGGATCGGGCGGGGCAGGCGCTACTCCCAGATCACCAGGATCGCGGTCAAACACGGCCTGGGCCCCTACCTGGCCGGGCGTCGCGACACCGAGCACGGCGATCACCGGCACGCCAAGCTGGCCCGTTCCCTGCGCCGTGCGCTGGAAGACGGCGGCGTCACCTTCGTGAAGCTCGGCCAGGTGCTCTCCACCCGGCCGGACCTCCTGCCGCCCGCGTTCATCGAGGAGCTGAGCCGATTGCAGGACCAGGTGGCGCAGGCACCGGCCGACGAGATCGAGCAGGTGCTGGCCGACGAGCTCGGCGCCCCGCCGGCCGAGGTGTTCGCCGAGTTCGACCGCACGCCGCTGGCCGCCGCGTCGATCGCACAGGTGTACCGGGCGAAGCTGCGCTCCGGCGAGGACGTGGTGGTGAAGGTGCAGCGGCCCGGGGTGCGCCGGCTGGTGGAGCGAGACCTGGACATCGTGCAGCGGGTGGCCGAGTCGCTGCACCGGCGGGCGCCGTGGGCTCGCTCGCTCGGGGTGCTCGACCTGGCCGCCGGTTTCGCCGCGGCGCTGGAGGAAGAGCTGGATTTCCGGGTGGAAGCCCGCAACGTGGCGGCGGTGGCCGCGGCCTACGCCGACGGCCCGGTGGCGCTGCCCGAGGTGCACGAACAGCTCTCCACCGAGCGGGTGCTGGTGATGGGACGGCTCGACGGCGTGCCGATCGCGTCCGCCGGTGCCAAGGTGGCCGCCCCCGACCGCGCCCCACTGGCCCGTTCGTTGCTGGAATGCCTGCTGCGCCAGGTGATGCTGCACGGGGTGTTCCACGCCGACCCGCATCCGGGCAACGTGCTGCTGCTCACCGACGGCCGGCTGGGCCTGCTCGATTTCGGTTCGGTGGGGCGGCTGGACTCCGGGCTGCGGGGCGGGCTGCAGGCGTTGCTGCTGGCCTTGGACCGCAGCGACGCGGCCGCCCTGCGCGACGGGCTGCTGGAGATCGTGGACCGGCCGGACGACATCGACGAGCAGCGGCTCGAACGCGCGCTCGGCGCCTTCGTGGCCAAGCACTTCAGCCACGGCCAGGCACCCGACGTGGAGATGTTCACCGATCTTTTCAAGGTGGTGGCCGAGTTCCGGCTTTCCGTGCCGCCACCGATCGCCGCGGTGTTCCGCGCACTGGCCACCATGGAAGGCACCCTCGGGCTGCTCGCGCCCGGGTTCAACATCGTGCTCGAGTCACGTGCCTTCGCCGCCGCCCAGATCGGCGAGCGGATGCGGCCGGACTCGATCCGCCGCACGATGACCGACGAGCTGATGACGCTGCTCCCGGTGATCCGCCGGCTGCCGCGCCGGATCGATCGGATCGGTGGGGCGCTGGAAGAGGGCCGGCTTTCGCTGAACGTACGGCTGTTCGCCGACGAACGGGACCGCAGGGTGGTGACCGGGCTGGTGCACGAGGTGCTGCTGGCCTTCCTTGGCGCGGCCACCGGGCTGATGGCCGTGCTGCTGCTGGCCAGCGGCGGCGGGCCGAAGCTGCTCGCCGAGCTGACCCTGAACCACGTCTTCGGCTACAACCTGCTGATGATCAGCGCGCTGGTGGGCCTGCGGCTGCTCTTCGTCGTCTTCCGCAGCCAACGTCCCGGCCGCGAGTAG
- a CDS encoding sensor histidine kinase: protein MLMRRLLAPVLARSTYRGLVYLILGGAMLVPYLLFAALAVPVLGSMLSTTAALVAGGLVALAVMAASSFIPAVRVLEGTAVRELLDDPIPDVTFGPVTSWPVRLRSGAMFMLHVLAGGVLSFLALALPVLLVLGVIAPFTGRFSTGLDAPEVARGWAGAWLPAVLLLAVLALVYLVAAVGALLARAAAVLLGVSAAERIEQLERRTERLAERNRLARELHDSVGHALSVVTIQAGAARRTLRRDPEFTERALTAIEDSARAALDDLDHVLGLLRDEAAGTSPQAGLDELPALLGATRLAGVDVREEVRGELSVLPPMVSREAYRILQECLTNVFRHAGKVPVTLRLAVAGDELRLLVRNPVGGTPSRRERGGTGLRGMAERVDLLRGELRAGRDGEDWEVRVRLPWGAGE from the coding sequence ATGCTGATGCGGCGGCTGCTGGCCCCGGTGCTGGCGCGGTCGACCTACCGCGGGCTGGTCTACCTGATCCTGGGCGGCGCCATGCTGGTGCCGTACCTGCTCTTCGCCGCGCTCGCTGTGCCCGTCCTGGGGTCGATGCTGAGCACGACCGCGGCGTTGGTGGCGGGCGGGCTGGTGGCGCTGGCGGTGATGGCCGCGAGCTCGTTCATTCCGGCGGTGCGGGTGCTGGAGGGCACCGCCGTGCGGGAGTTGCTGGACGACCCGATCCCGGACGTCACCTTCGGTCCCGTCACGAGCTGGCCGGTGCGGCTGCGCTCGGGCGCGATGTTCATGTTGCACGTGCTCGCCGGCGGAGTGCTGAGCTTCCTGGCGCTGGCCCTGCCGGTGCTGCTGGTGCTCGGCGTGATCGCACCGTTCACCGGCCGGTTCTCCACCGGGCTGGACGCACCCGAGGTGGCCCGCGGCTGGGCCGGTGCCTGGCTGCCCGCGGTGCTGCTGCTCGCCGTGCTCGCACTGGTCTACCTGGTCGCGGCGGTGGGCGCGCTGCTCGCCCGCGCCGCGGCCGTGCTGCTCGGGGTCTCCGCCGCGGAGCGCATCGAGCAGCTGGAGCGGCGCACCGAGCGGCTGGCCGAGCGCAACCGGTTGGCTCGCGAGCTGCACGACTCCGTCGGGCACGCGCTGAGCGTGGTGACCATCCAGGCCGGCGCGGCCCGCCGCACGCTGCGCCGGGACCCGGAGTTCACCGAGCGCGCGCTCACCGCCATCGAGGACTCGGCCCGTGCCGCGCTGGACGATCTGGACCACGTGCTCGGCCTGCTCCGCGACGAGGCGGCCGGCACGTCGCCGCAGGCCGGTCTCGACGAGTTGCCCGCGTTGCTCGGTGCCACCCGCCTGGCCGGGGTCGACGTGCGGGAGGAGGTGCGCGGCGAGCTGTCCGTGCTGCCGCCGATGGTGTCCAGGGAGGCGTACCGGATCCTGCAGGAATGCCTGACCAACGTGTTCCGGCACGCCGGTAAGGTCCCGGTGACGCTGCGGCTGGCGGTGGCCGGGGACGAGCTGCGGCTGCTGGTGCGCAACCCGGTCGGGGGCACGCCTTCGCGGCGCGAGCGCGGTGGCACCGGGCTGCGCGGCATGGCGGAGCGGGTGGACCTGCTGCGCGGCGAACTTCGCGCCGGGCGGGACGGCGAGGACTGGGAGGTCAGGGTGCGATTGCCGTGGGGAGCGGGCGAATGA
- a CDS encoding response regulator, whose product MSIGVLLVDDEELIRAGLRAIIDAEPDLEVLGEAADGAEVPGLVSRLHPEVVLMDVRMPAVDGIRATAHLLSTMDSPPKVVVVTTFENDEYVYQALRVGASGFLLKRAKPEQIVAAIRTVVAGESLLFPAAIRRLAAAHEHGPGRGDRLGGAALTEREAEVLGLMAGGLSNVEIAGELFLGVQTVKTHVGNVLSKLGARDRTQAVIRAYESGFITPAG is encoded by the coding sequence ATGAGCATCGGGGTGCTGCTGGTCGACGACGAGGAGCTGATCAGGGCCGGGCTGCGCGCGATCATCGACGCCGAGCCGGACCTGGAGGTGCTGGGGGAGGCCGCCGACGGCGCCGAGGTGCCGGGGCTGGTGTCCAGGCTGCACCCGGAGGTGGTGCTGATGGACGTGCGGATGCCCGCTGTGGACGGGATCAGGGCCACCGCACATCTTCTATCCACAATGGATTCTCCGCCGAAGGTGGTTGTGGTCACCACCTTCGAGAACGACGAGTACGTCTACCAGGCACTGCGCGTCGGTGCCAGCGGCTTTCTGTTGAAGCGGGCCAAACCGGAGCAGATCGTGGCCGCGATCCGCACCGTGGTGGCAGGGGAGTCGCTGTTGTTCCCGGCCGCGATCCGCCGGCTGGCCGCCGCGCACGAGCACGGACCCGGCCGGGGTGATCGGCTCGGCGGGGCCGCGCTGACCGAGCGGGAGGCCGAGGTGCTCGGCCTGATGGCCGGCGGTCTGTCCAATGTGGAGATCGCCGGCGAGCTCTTCCTCGGCGTGCAGACGGTGAAGACCCACGTCGGCAACGTGCTGTCCAAACTGGGCGCGCGGGACCGCACCCAGGCGGTGATCAGGGCCTACGAGTCGGGCTTCATCACGCCGGCTGGTTGA
- a CDS encoding GGDEF domain-containing protein: MHPPSSAVRFAFQPLYSLHTGGVVALEALARPTRGSAHEMLDLARRERRLVEVDVDLAASAVHAEAEYQTLLPLHLNLTAVSAAAPESALDPLLDSLARYGRRPREVVLEVGPPFSQTWPEQLLAGLHRLNELGFRLALDGLGRGDLPLNLLAAAPVDVLKLDRSVLHRLPGDAAAVAVVEALLHYTSRTDVRLVATGVESEPQLVALRKLGVRIAQGNLFAAAADGTGWSGLSTLATPDPDERVAHGPLTTPKVRDFLRPASTLAHDATCDDVRSVLAVENGPSGVVGLDADEIPQWTIDRTRFLVSVTGPYGHALHAKRPAERLADIPHTIHADAGAMELLELVTDADWRRTGDDVVVVDGEGRCQGVVLVTEVVRGMAEAKVEEAAALSPLTRLPGSDTVARDVDRRIACREPFVAAWLDVDSFKSVNDSVGFAAGDDLIRALGRTLTDLTAQLPKMTVSHVGGDDFLIACDVDEIAQVAAALLDTPWSAEGLPVTVSLATLVCATSSVPSYRDASRLLAPLKKRAKEVPGSSWVLSRPGSERVEVLRGRGRQPLPAQRVPELNQPA, translated from the coding sequence GTGCACCCCCCTTCCAGTGCCGTCCGGTTCGCCTTCCAGCCGTTGTACAGCCTGCACACCGGCGGTGTCGTCGCGCTCGAAGCGCTGGCGCGGCCGACCCGTGGGTCAGCGCACGAAATGCTCGACCTGGCCCGCCGCGAACGGCGGCTGGTCGAGGTGGACGTGGACCTGGCGGCGAGCGCCGTCCACGCCGAAGCCGAATACCAGACCCTGCTGCCGCTGCACCTGAACCTCACCGCCGTCTCGGCCGCCGCGCCGGAGTCCGCACTCGACCCGCTGCTGGACAGCCTGGCCAGGTACGGCCGCCGCCCGCGCGAGGTGGTGCTGGAGGTCGGCCCGCCGTTCTCCCAGACCTGGCCGGAGCAGCTGCTGGCCGGCCTGCACCGGCTCAACGAGCTCGGCTTCCGGCTCGCGCTGGACGGCCTCGGTCGCGGCGACCTGCCGCTGAACCTGCTCGCCGCCGCCCCGGTGGACGTGCTGAAGCTGGACCGCAGCGTGCTGCACCGGCTGCCGGGGGACGCGGCCGCGGTGGCCGTGGTGGAAGCGCTGCTGCACTACACCTCCCGCACGGACGTCCGGCTGGTGGCCACCGGCGTGGAGTCCGAGCCGCAACTCGTCGCGCTGCGCAAGCTCGGCGTGCGGATCGCGCAGGGCAACCTGTTCGCGGCCGCGGCCGACGGCACCGGCTGGTCCGGGCTGAGCACCCTGGCCACCCCGGACCCGGACGAGCGCGTGGCGCACGGGCCGCTGACCACCCCCAAGGTGCGTGACTTCCTCCGCCCGGCCAGCACCCTGGCGCACGACGCGACCTGCGACGACGTGCGGTCGGTGCTCGCGGTGGAGAACGGGCCGTCCGGCGTGGTCGGCCTCGACGCCGACGAGATTCCACAGTGGACCATCGACAGGACGCGGTTCCTGGTCTCGGTGACCGGGCCGTACGGGCACGCGCTGCACGCCAAGCGGCCGGCCGAGCGGCTCGCCGACATCCCGCACACCATCCACGCCGACGCGGGCGCGATGGAGCTGCTCGAGCTGGTCACCGACGCCGACTGGCGCCGCACCGGCGACGACGTGGTGGTGGTCGACGGCGAGGGCCGCTGCCAGGGCGTGGTGCTGGTGACCGAGGTGGTCCGCGGCATGGCCGAGGCCAAGGTGGAGGAGGCGGCCGCGCTCAGCCCGCTCACCCGGCTGCCCGGCAGCGACACGGTGGCCCGCGACGTGGACCGCCGGATCGCCTGCCGGGAACCGTTCGTGGCGGCCTGGCTGGACGTGGACTCGTTCAAGAGCGTCAACGACTCCGTCGGCTTCGCGGCCGGGGACGACCTGATCCGCGCGCTCGGTCGCACGCTCACCGACCTGACCGCGCAGCTGCCGAAGATGACGGTGAGCCACGTCGGTGGCGACGACTTCCTGATCGCCTGCGACGTGGACGAGATCGCACAGGTGGCGGCCGCGCTGCTGGACACCCCGTGGTCGGCCGAAGGACTGCCGGTGACCGTCTCGCTGGCCACCCTGGTCTGCGCCACCTCCTCGGTACCGTCCTATCGGGACGCCTCGCGGCTGCTCGCCCCGCTGAAGAAACGCGCCAAGGAGGTGCCGGGATCCAGCTGGGTGCTCAGCAGGCCCGGTTCCGAGCGGGTCGAGGTGCTGCGCGGTCGCGGCCGGCAACCGCTGCCCGCGCAACGGGTTCCGGAGCTCAACCAGCCGGCGTGA